Proteins found in one Molothrus aeneus isolate 106 unplaced genomic scaffold, BPBGC_Maene_1.0 scaffold_35, whole genome shotgun sequence genomic segment:
- the LOC136570676 gene encoding class II histocompatibility antigen, B-L beta chain-like has translation MGRGAAAGALLEALEVLGAPPAAGAELSGVFQRMTKSECYFLNGTEKVRYVQRAIYNREQFIMFDSDVGHFVGFTPYGEKLAKRWNSNAIFMEDRRTAVDWFCRCWYKNFTPFLTERRVPPSVSISLVPPSSSQPGPGRLLCSVMDFYPAAIQVRWFQGQQELSEHVVATDVVPNGDWTYQLLVLLETPPRRGLAYSCQVEHVSLEQPLSRHWEMPPDAARSKMLTGIGGFVLSFVFLALGLGFYVRKKSS, from the exons aTGGGGCGAGGGGCGGCAGCTGGGGCCCTACTGGAGGcactggaggtgctgggagcccccccggctGCGGGCGCGGAGCTCTCGG GGGTGTTCCAGAGGATGACAAAGTCCGAGTGTTACTTCTTGAACGGCACGGAGAAGGTGAGGTACGTCCAGAGGGCCATCTACAACCGGGAGCAGTTCATAATGTTCGACAGCGACGTGGGGCACTTTGTGGGATTCACCCCCTATGGGGAGAAGTTGGCCAAGCGCTGGAACAGCAACGCCATATTCATGGAGGACAGACGGACTGCGGTGGATTGGTTCTGCCGGTGCTGGTACAAGAATTTTACCCCGTTCCTCACAGAGCGCCGAG tgccccccagcgTGTCCATCTCGCTGGTGCCCCCCTCGagctcccagcccggccccggccgcctGCTCTGCTCCGTGATGGATTTCtaccctgctgccatccaggtGAGGTGgttccagggccagcaggagctctCGGAGCACGTGGTGGCCACTGACGTGGTCCCCAACGGGGACTGGACCtaccagctgctggtgctgctggaaaccCCGCCCCGGCGCGGGCTCGCCTACAGCTGCCAGGTGGAGCAcgtcagcctggagcagcccctgagccgGCACTGGG AGATGCCGCCGGACGCCGCCCGCAGCAAGATGCTGACGGGCATCGGGGGCTTCGTCTTGAGCTTCGTCTTCCTGGCGCTGGGGCTCGGCTTCTACGTGCGCAAGAAG agctcctga
- the LOC136570608 gene encoding H-2 class II histocompatibility antigen, I-E beta chain-like, whose product MGRGAAAGALLVALVVLGAPPAAGAELSGVFQLLSTSECHFINGTEKVRFVERQMYNRLQYFMFDSDVGHYVGFTPYGEKQARYRNGLPDLLEYKRTAVDRYCRHNYEVFRPFGVERRVPPIVSISLVPPSSSQPGPGRLLCSVMDFYPAAIQVRWFQGQQELSEHVVATDVVPNGDWTYQLLVLLETPPRRGLTYSCQVEHVSLEQPLSRHWEMPPDAARSKMLTGIGGFVLGFVFLALGLGFYVRKKVRAGAGGGVPAVAERAFKAQLQHLLIFSSSEASLLQQALITAKSDMEQRPPSVPKLAWVEEEEAGAPSAQQPEELEQFQLLQEHAAQDRTQEQEAARGRLGRTAQEETAGAGTGVLANLPFLDAKIDAAMLDLLVEKGVSNPMQVPAMVRSIHQWLTANEAAGHRLDKALLELTEEYPSDVLITLLRWAPSCDR is encoded by the exons ATGGGGCGAGGGGCGGCAGCTGGGGCCctactggtggcactggtggtgctgggagcccccccggctGCGGGCGCGGAGCTCTCGG GGGTGTTCCAGCTCCTATCTACGTCCGAGTGTCATTTCATTAACGGCACGGAGAAGGTGAGGTTCGTGGAGAGGCAAATGTACAACCGGCTGCAGTACTTCATGTTCGACAGCGATGTGGGGCACTACGTGGGGTTCACCCCCTATGGGGAGAAACAGGCCCGGTACAGAAATGGCCTGCCAGATCTACTGGAGTACAAACGGACTGCGGTGGACCGGTACTGCCGGCACAACTACGAAGTGTTCCGCCCGTTCGGCGTGGAGCGCCGAG tgccccccatcGTGTCCATCTCGCTGGTGCCCCCCTCGagctcccagcccggccccggccgcctGCTCTGCTCCGTGATGGATTTCtaccctgctgccatccaggtGAGGTGgttccagggccagcaggagctctCAGAGCACGTGGTGGCCACCGACGTGGTCCCCAACGGGGACTGGACCtaccagctgctggtgctgctggaaaccCCGCCCCGGCGCGGGCTCACCTACAGCTGCCAGGTGGAGCAcgtcagcctggagcagcccctgagccgGCACTGGG AGATGCCGCCGGACGCCGCCCGCAGCAAGATGCTGACGGGCATCGGGGGCTTCGTCTTGGGCTTCGTCttcctggctctggggctcGGCTTCTACGTGCGCAAGAAGGTCAGGGCGGGTGCCGGGGGTGGCGTCCCGGCCGTGGCGGAGC GTGCCTTCAAGGCACAACTGCAGCACTTGCTCATCTTCAGCTCTTCCGAGGCCTCTCTGCTTCAGCAAGCACTCATAACTGCAAAGAgtgacatggagcagagaccccccagcgtgcccaagctggcctgggtggaggaggaagaggctggagctccctcagcacagcagcctgaagAACTGGAGcagttccagctgctgcaggagc atgcagcccaggaccGGACACAAGAACAGGAAGCCGCCCGTGGCCGCTTGGGCAGAACGGCACAG GAAGAGACCGCCGGTGCGGGCACGGGCGTCTTGGCCAACCTTCCGTTCCTCGATGCCAAGATCgatgctgccatgctggatttgcTTGTGGAGAAGGGTGTTTCCAATCCAATGCAA GTGCCCGCCATGGTGAGGTCCATCCACCAATGGCTCACAGCCAAtgaggctgctgggcacaggctggacaaggccctTCTGGAGCTGACCGAGGAATACCCCTCTGACGTGCTGATCACCCTCTTGCGCTGGGCCCCATCGTGTGACAGGTAG